One window of Macadamia integrifolia cultivar HAES 741 unplaced genomic scaffold, SCU_Mint_v3 scaffold_244A, whole genome shotgun sequence genomic DNA carries:
- the LOC122071499 gene encoding uncharacterized protein LOC122071499, with protein sequence MVDLILADVKEWNSDLIFHWWPDDIAQSILSMLIPLFECCTIHISWSPPVNFFFKINFDGSSSGSQGLVGIGGVCCNNSGKFIFRFACYVGATFAYVVEALATPLALKMAKDHNSTHVILEGDSQLVVDLIVGRLSSISWRIAKD encoded by the exons ATGGTTGATCTTATCCTTGCTGATGTTAAAGAATGGAATTCAGATTTAATTTTCCATTGGTGGCCGGATGATATTGCTCAATCAATTTTATCTATGCTCATCCCTCTTTTTGAG TGTTGCACCATTCATATTTCTTGGTCTCCTCCGGTGAATTTCTTCTTTAAGATCAACTTTGATGGTTCTTCTTCGGGAAGTCAAGGTCTAGTGGGAATTGGTGGAGTTTGTTGTAACAATTCTGGCAAATTTATTTTTCGCTTTGCATGTTATGTTGGTGCAACATTTGCTTATGTGGTTGAAGCGCTTGCAACTCCTTTGGCATTAAAGATGGCCAAAGATCATAACTCCACTCATGTCATTCTTGAAGGAGATTCTCAGCTTGTGGTTGATCTTATTGTTGGACGTTTATCTTCTATTTCTTGGAGGATTGCAAAAGACTAa